One region of Kangiella marina genomic DNA includes:
- the metE gene encoding 5-methyltetrahydropteroyltriglutamate--homocysteine S-methyltransferase, whose translation MAQSHVLGLPRVGAKRELKFALEQYWRKEISQEQLQQVATTVRENNWQSAQDKGIDWLTVGDFSFYDQVLDTSVLLGVVPERFEAGKADNLLDNYFRIARGSAPEGKQVQPSEMTKWFNTNYHYIVPEFTEEQSFSLNFDLLAPQIEQAKQYSAKLKLQLIGPVSYLWLGKARASNEFDKLGLLPKLVKTYQELLTHLKTEGVEWVQIEEPILALDLDDKWLNAITQAYTELGSESEVKLLLTTYFGHIADKFDRVAELPVDGLHLDVVSGGIDQLSEVVDYWPKSKVLSVGIVNGRNVWRNDLRQSLKALGAIKSRYGDNLWLSSSCSLLHSPVDLRSEQQLDAELTSWLAFAEQKVQEIADLTAALVKGEEAVRIALEASDASVASKKTSSRVHDLNVQERTTNITDILRQRQSEFSQRKLAQRAHFNFPVLATTTIGSFPQTDSIRQARRAFKAADISEQEYTLAIQKEIQQAIHEQEAVGLDVLVHGEAERNDMVEYFGEQLNGFAFTQFGWVQSYGSRCVKPPIIYGDVSRKQAITVEWSKYAQSLSHKKVKGMLTGPTTILAWSFEREDLPAPQIADQIALALRDEVLDLEKHGIDVIQIDEPAFRELLPLRKSEQPEYLEWSVNAFRLSASGVADTTQIHTHMCYSEFNEIIDSIARLDADVITIESSRSDMELLQIFNDFKYPNEIGPGVYDIHSPRIPTKEEVSELIELAAKHVPVDQLWVNPDCGLKTRNWDQVRPALKNLVEAAVEARQKLSA comes from the coding sequence ACAGTACGTGAAAATAATTGGCAGTCGGCTCAAGACAAGGGAATCGATTGGTTAACCGTCGGTGACTTTTCATTTTATGATCAGGTCTTAGATACGTCTGTCTTGTTAGGCGTTGTACCTGAGCGTTTTGAAGCAGGCAAAGCCGATAACTTATTGGATAATTACTTCCGCATTGCTCGCGGCTCTGCTCCTGAGGGAAAGCAGGTACAGCCGAGCGAGATGACGAAATGGTTTAATACCAATTATCATTACATTGTTCCAGAGTTTACAGAGGAGCAGAGTTTTTCGCTTAACTTTGATCTTTTGGCTCCGCAAATCGAGCAAGCAAAACAATATTCAGCAAAATTAAAGTTGCAGCTAATTGGGCCAGTCAGTTATTTGTGGTTGGGTAAAGCGCGCGCTAGCAATGAGTTTGATAAGTTAGGCCTGCTACCCAAATTAGTGAAAACTTATCAAGAATTATTGACTCACTTGAAAACGGAAGGTGTTGAGTGGGTACAAATCGAGGAGCCGATATTGGCCCTAGATCTTGATGATAAGTGGTTGAATGCGATTACTCAGGCTTATACTGAGCTTGGTTCAGAGTCAGAAGTAAAATTATTGTTAACCACTTATTTTGGCCATATTGCTGATAAGTTTGATCGCGTAGCGGAGTTGCCTGTTGATGGCTTGCACCTTGACGTGGTTAGCGGAGGGATTGATCAGTTGTCGGAGGTTGTTGATTACTGGCCAAAATCTAAAGTACTCTCGGTTGGTATTGTCAACGGACGTAATGTTTGGCGAAACGACTTACGACAAAGTTTAAAGGCGCTGGGGGCTATTAAGTCGCGTTATGGCGATAACTTATGGCTGTCGTCGTCTTGCTCGTTGCTTCACAGTCCTGTGGATCTCAGAAGTGAGCAGCAACTTGATGCCGAGCTGACGTCCTGGCTGGCATTTGCCGAGCAGAAAGTGCAGGAGATAGCTGATCTGACCGCGGCATTAGTAAAAGGCGAAGAGGCGGTGAGAATTGCGCTGGAAGCGAGTGATGCATCGGTTGCATCGAAAAAAACATCATCACGTGTTCATGATCTGAACGTTCAAGAGCGAACAACCAATATCACGGACATCTTGCGCCAACGTCAATCAGAGTTCTCTCAACGAAAATTGGCACAACGAGCGCACTTCAACTTCCCTGTTCTGGCAACCACAACCATCGGCTCGTTTCCACAAACGGATTCCATTCGACAGGCGCGTCGTGCTTTTAAAGCTGCGGATATCAGTGAACAAGAATACACATTGGCGATACAGAAGGAAATTCAACAAGCGATTCATGAGCAGGAGGCTGTTGGTCTGGATGTGTTGGTTCACGGGGAAGCCGAGCGAAATGACATGGTTGAGTATTTTGGTGAGCAATTAAACGGCTTTGCGTTTACGCAGTTTGGTTGGGTCCAGAGTTACGGTAGTCGCTGTGTGAAACCGCCGATTATTTATGGTGATGTGTCGCGAAAACAAGCGATAACAGTAGAGTGGTCGAAATACGCTCAGTCACTTTCTCATAAAAAAGTGAAAGGAATGTTAACTGGCCCAACAACCATTCTGGCGTGGTCCTTTGAGCGAGAAGATTTACCCGCGCCACAGATCGCGGATCAAATTGCCTTGGCCCTACGTGATGAAGTGTTGGATTTAGAAAAGCACGGTATTGATGTTATTCAGATCGATGAACCTGCGTTCCGTGAATTATTGCCGCTACGAAAGAGTGAACAGCCAGAATATTTAGAGTGGTCGGTGAATGCCTTTAGGTTGTCAGCATCCGGCGTTGCGGACACGACACAAATTCATACCCACATGTGTTATTCGGAATTTAATGAAATCATAGACTCCATTGCACGACTGGATGCGGATGTGATAACGATTGAGTCATCACGCTCGGACATGGAGTTGTTGCAGATTTTTAATGACTTCAAGTATCCGAATGAGATTGGTCCCGGAGTTTATGATATTCACTCACCCCGTATTCCTACTAAAGAAGAAGTCAGTGAACTGATCGAGTTGGCGGCGAAGCATGTTCCTGTGGATCAGTTGTGGGTTAATCCCGATTGTGGATTGAAAACCCGTAATTGGGATCAGGTTAGGCCTGCATTGAAGAATCTAGTTGAAGCTGCGGTTGAGGCGCGCCAGAAATTATCGGCTTAA
- a CDS encoding DUF11 domain-containing protein: MKSLKCKLTAVMVAIGGFLASGAKAATVEFQVDWPQWSQENRIEFYNTAVDAVDRDNDGNTTEIINSNLVTTRYGGENAMCVPGFCSNAATANTPFTQTYTFNNVPAGNYSIVMYDSFGDGWDGGGDVTVFINGVNIGSASVPTTGTSTSVATATFAVSDTATGTTTQTCSNTSLTSAWSNLASSPQATSGSIPVAITTSTTSPASWVFSADTMNTINAWSSTAVQGRQSLGTLFEWDPTPGANGFEPVYQAVNTDGAVNDNDPGGLGTLQISFGGRTVNNAIVHLDRVGGVGGGVANSARWSTNTAGVTLGRLAGVGHFRTFTNNTLFRTMLVQSANTESSTNGANGTAAGSVVYRGQYSSLSLGLDGIGLEGAGGDGMEMVVCVPQSDLSLTQTVSNNAPNVGENITFTLTLVNNGPDGANNIQVRDILPAELDFVSSTASQGSYSSASGVWTVGTVANGNSVTLNIVASPNTATVITNQAEIINADRVDPDSEFRSGFATDDLSDGIADDDESSVDVSAGVVDIAVSKTSVNDFVPGGTDTYTIVVSNSGPSEANGVAISDNLPSGVTLSGSWSCVSSGGASCSAASGGAAGGTSVSLTADIPAGGQVTVTMPVNYSDNPSDF; encoded by the coding sequence ATGAAAAGCTTAAAATGTAAGTTAACAGCAGTCATGGTTGCAATCGGAGGGTTTTTGGCATCAGGTGCCAAAGCTGCGACGGTTGAATTTCAGGTGGATTGGCCGCAATGGTCACAAGAAAACCGTATTGAGTTTTATAATACTGCAGTGGATGCTGTTGATCGCGATAACGATGGTAATACTACTGAAATCATTAATAGTAACTTGGTGACCACGCGCTATGGCGGGGAAAATGCCATGTGTGTGCCTGGCTTTTGCTCTAATGCGGCGACCGCTAACACTCCTTTTACTCAAACATATACTTTTAATAATGTTCCTGCGGGTAACTACAGCATTGTCATGTATGACAGCTTTGGTGATGGTTGGGACGGCGGTGGTGATGTAACCGTTTTTATCAATGGTGTGAATATTGGTAGTGCTTCGGTTCCAACTACAGGTACATCAACATCAGTTGCGACAGCGACTTTTGCTGTAAGTGATACGGCTACTGGAACCACCACTCAGACGTGTTCTAACACCAGCTTAACCAGTGCTTGGTCGAATTTAGCTTCAAGTCCCCAAGCCACCTCTGGCTCGATTCCTGTGGCAATCACGACCTCGACGACCTCTCCAGCATCATGGGTATTTAGCGCTGACACCATGAATACGATTAATGCCTGGAGCTCAACAGCGGTTCAAGGGCGTCAATCCTTAGGAACATTATTTGAGTGGGACCCAACGCCCGGAGCCAACGGTTTTGAGCCTGTTTATCAGGCCGTTAATACCGATGGTGCGGTTAATGATAATGATCCCGGTGGTCTTGGTACCCTGCAAATCAGTTTTGGTGGCAGAACCGTAAATAATGCGATTGTTCACCTAGATCGTGTGGGTGGTGTCGGTGGAGGCGTTGCTAACTCTGCTCGTTGGTCGACCAATACAGCTGGTGTCACTTTAGGCCGTTTAGCTGGGGTAGGGCACTTTCGAACCTTTACTAACAACACCTTGTTTAGAACCATGCTTGTGCAGTCAGCAAACACAGAGTCATCCACAAACGGAGCAAACGGAACCGCCGCGGGCTCTGTTGTCTACCGAGGTCAATATTCTTCTTTGAGTCTTGGCCTAGACGGTATAGGGCTGGAAGGAGCTGGTGGTGACGGCATGGAGATGGTGGTTTGTGTTCCGCAGTCGGATTTATCGTTAACTCAAACGGTTAGCAACAACGCTCCTAATGTCGGCGAAAATATCACTTTTACATTAACCCTGGTCAACAACGGTCCAGACGGCGCTAACAATATTCAGGTGAGGGATATTTTGCCGGCCGAGTTAGATTTTGTATCTTCAACGGCAAGTCAAGGCAGTTACAGCTCGGCGTCGGGTGTTTGGACCGTGGGTACGGTTGCTAACGGTAACTCTGTGACGTTGAACATCGTCGCTAGCCCCAATACTGCCACAGTCATCACTAACCAGGCTGAAATTATTAATGCTGATCGTGTCGATCCAGACTCTGAGTTTAGAAGTGGCTTTGCGACGGATGATTTGTCTGACGGTATTGCGGATGACGATGAGTCTTCTGTTGACGTGAGTGCGGGCGTGGTCGACATTGCGGTCAGCAAAACATCGGTCAATGACTTTGTGCCGGGCGGAACCGATACTTATACCATAGTGGTCAGCAACTCTGGGCCAAGTGAAGCAAACGGTGTTGCCATTTCAGATAACTTACCGTCGGGTGTGACCTTAAGTGGTAGCTGGAGCTGCGTATCTTCTGGTGGGGCCTCGTGTAGTGCTGCGTCAGGTGGTGCAGCTGGCGGTACTAGCGTCAGTTTAACTGCTGATATCCCCGCTGGCGGCCAAGTTACTGTGACGATGCCAGTCAACTACAGCGATAACCCATCAGATTTCTAA
- a CDS encoding M13 family metallopeptidase, translated as MKKLVISSVCLAVLAACNSEQPQKETAATKTEVQASEQKVTASEKQEAKQQLVSGIETKYIDRSVRAQDDLFRHVNGKWLKEFEIPADKSNYGSFTKLAEQAKKDVRAIIEEAAQTKAADGTEEQQVGDLFESYMNTDKLEELGTTPIQPELDRIASIENLSDLSEYLAYAQMVSTSPFSTYVYVDAKEPDNYITQMNQSGLGLPSRDSYLKEDEKSQKVRDQYVEHIAKMFELAGVEGGEDKAAKVMGLETAIAQKHWPKEKLRNPVARYNKMSFADLQNTLSNLDWDRWHDNAMLGDIDNVIIGQPDYFAALNDMFKEVPLEDWKTYFQWHAITNSASFLNEAMDKENFRFYQGVLSGVEEQEPRWKRGVNVINGTLGEVVGKIYVKKHFKPEAKERMVELVENLRRAYAQGIKELEWMSEDTKKQALDKLSKFTPKIGYPDKWKDYSDLVIKDDDLYGNMKRSALMQVKKNREKLGQPIDRTEWFMTPQTVNAYYNPVMNEIVFPAAILQPPFFNMEADDAVNYGGIGAVIGHEMGHGFDDSGAQYDGDGKLRNWWTEEDLTEFEKRTDKLVAQYNNFTVLDGVHVNGEFTQGENIGDLGGLTIAYKAYQISKDGDKAPVIDGMSGDQRVFYGWAQVWRRKYRDEELRKRIDTDPHSPSEFRANGTVRNMPEFYEAFNVEPTDEMYLAPEKRVKIW; from the coding sequence ATGAAAAAACTGGTTATAAGCTCAGTATGCTTAGCCGTTTTAGCGGCGTGTAATTCTGAACAACCTCAGAAAGAAACAGCTGCCACTAAGACTGAAGTACAGGCTAGCGAACAAAAAGTTACAGCTTCAGAGAAACAGGAAGCCAAGCAGCAACTTGTGTCAGGTATCGAGACTAAGTACATCGATCGTTCGGTTCGCGCTCAAGACGATCTGTTCCGCCACGTTAATGGTAAATGGTTAAAAGAGTTTGAAATCCCAGCGGATAAATCAAACTACGGCTCATTTACTAAATTAGCCGAGCAAGCTAAAAAAGACGTTCGCGCTATCATTGAAGAAGCGGCACAAACAAAAGCTGCTGACGGTACTGAAGAGCAGCAAGTGGGTGACTTGTTCGAAAGCTACATGAATACGGACAAACTTGAAGAATTAGGCACAACGCCGATACAACCCGAGCTAGACCGTATTGCTTCTATCGAAAACCTATCGGATTTGTCAGAATACCTCGCTTATGCGCAAATGGTTTCAACGTCGCCATTCAGCACATACGTTTATGTCGATGCGAAAGAGCCTGATAACTATATTACCCAAATGAATCAAAGTGGCCTTGGCCTTCCAAGCCGTGACTCTTACTTAAAAGAAGATGAGAAGAGCCAGAAAGTACGCGACCAATATGTTGAACACATCGCAAAGATGTTTGAGCTGGCTGGCGTTGAAGGTGGCGAAGATAAAGCCGCTAAAGTCATGGGCTTAGAAACGGCGATTGCACAAAAACATTGGCCAAAAGAAAAATTGCGTAACCCTGTTGCTCGTTACAACAAAATGAGCTTCGCTGATTTACAAAACACTTTGTCTAACCTCGACTGGGATCGCTGGCACGATAACGCCATGTTGGGTGATATCGACAATGTAATCATCGGCCAACCAGACTACTTCGCGGCCCTTAATGATATGTTTAAGGAAGTCCCGCTGGAAGACTGGAAGACGTATTTCCAGTGGCACGCGATTACGAATAGTGCGAGCTTTCTTAACGAAGCAATGGACAAAGAAAACTTCCGCTTCTATCAAGGCGTATTGAGTGGTGTTGAAGAACAAGAACCGCGTTGGAAGCGTGGTGTTAACGTTATCAACGGTACGTTAGGCGAAGTGGTTGGCAAAATCTACGTCAAAAAACACTTCAAGCCAGAAGCGAAAGAGCGCATGGTTGAGTTAGTTGAAAACCTACGTCGCGCATACGCTCAAGGGATTAAAGAACTTGAGTGGATGAGTGAAGACACGAAAAAGCAAGCGTTGGATAAACTCAGCAAGTTCACGCCAAAAATCGGCTACCCTGATAAGTGGAAAGATTACTCTGACTTAGTAATTAAAGATGACGATCTTTATGGCAACATGAAGCGTTCAGCATTAATGCAGGTTAAGAAAAACCGTGAAAAGCTTGGTCAACCGATTGATCGTACAGAGTGGTTCATGACCCCACAAACGGTTAACGCTTACTACAATCCTGTGATGAACGAAATCGTCTTCCCAGCAGCCATTCTACAGCCACCATTCTTTAACATGGAAGCTGACGATGCGGTGAACTACGGCGGTATCGGCGCGGTTATTGGTCACGAAATGGGCCACGGGTTTGATGACTCAGGCGCACAGTACGACGGTGACGGCAAACTTCGCAATTGGTGGACTGAGGAAGACTTAACAGAGTTCGAGAAGCGTACTGATAAACTCGTAGCACAGTACAATAACTTTACGGTTCTTGATGGTGTTCACGTTAACGGTGAATTCACTCAAGGTGAGAACATTGGTGACTTAGGTGGTCTAACGATTGCTTATAAAGCTTACCAAATCTCTAAAGACGGTGACAAAGCACCGGTTATTGATGGCATGTCTGGTGATCAGCGTGTTTTCTACGGCTGGGCTCAAGTATGGCGTCGTAAATACCGTGATGAAGAACTTCGTAAGCGTATTGACACGGACCCGCATTCGCCAAGCGAATTCCGTGCAAACGGTACCGTACGTAACATGCCTGAATTCTACGAAGCGTTTAACGTAGAACCGACGGATGAGATGTACTTAGCGCCTGAAAAACGCGTTAAAATCTGGTAG
- a CDS encoding thioesterase family protein: MKAHSADTLEQFTQDFPVVLPIRVAWGEMDAFQHVNNVSYIRYFESARIAYMETMKMEANIKTSPVGPILGDIYCRYRRPVVYPDTLHIGTKISELNEFGFVMEYQAFSEKQQTVTTLGHCKIVMIDYRSNQKVAVEGDMLEKILKLQPELK; the protein is encoded by the coding sequence ATGAAAGCACATTCAGCTGACACCCTTGAACAATTTACCCAAGACTTTCCTGTTGTACTTCCTATTCGCGTAGCATGGGGAGAAATGGACGCTTTTCAGCACGTCAACAATGTTAGCTATATCCGTTACTTTGAGAGCGCCCGTATTGCCTATATGGAAACGATGAAGATGGAAGCCAACATCAAAACCTCACCGGTTGGCCCAATTCTTGGCGATATCTATTGCCGCTACCGTCGCCCAGTGGTTTATCCAGACACCTTACACATCGGCACTAAGATTAGTGAGTTGAATGAGTTCGGTTTTGTCATGGAGTATCAAGCTTTTAGCGAAAAGCAACAGACGGTGACCACGTTAGGACACTGCAAAATCGTGATGATCGATTATCGCAGTAACCAAAAAGTAGCGGTCGAAGGTGACATGTTGGAAAAAATCCTAAAGCTACAACCTGAACTGAAATAG
- the ttcA gene encoding tRNA 2-thiocytidine(32) synthetase TtcA: MTERRSKLEFNKLQKRLRRNVGKAIMDFSMIEEGDKIMVCLSGGKDSYTLLDILMNLQKSAPVKFDLIAVNLDQKQPGFPEEVLPNYLSTLDIPYEIIEEDTYSVVKRVIPEGKTTCGLCSRLRRGVIYGWAERNGITKIALGHHRDDMIETLFLNMFFGGSMKSMPPKLKSDDGKHIVIRPLAYCKEKDIAKFAQEKQFPIIPCNLCGSQENLQRQNIKMMLQDWDRKYPGRIETIFKAMSNVAPSHLADTELYDFQGLTQDVLSQKSGGDTLFDAPDFSSLPIDDNDDDAETQEQPIQFVNIG; this comes from the coding sequence ATGACCGAACGACGCTCAAAACTAGAGTTTAATAAGCTCCAAAAACGCCTTCGTCGCAATGTTGGAAAAGCCATCATGGACTTTTCTATGATTGAGGAAGGCGACAAAATCATGGTTTGTTTATCCGGCGGTAAGGACTCTTACACTCTGCTTGATATCTTAATGAATCTACAAAAGAGCGCTCCAGTAAAGTTCGACTTGATCGCTGTTAACCTCGATCAAAAGCAACCCGGATTCCCTGAGGAAGTATTACCGAACTATTTATCGACACTCGATATTCCTTATGAAATCATTGAGGAAGACACCTATAGCGTTGTCAAACGAGTGATTCCAGAAGGCAAAACCACCTGCGGCCTTTGTTCAAGGCTACGACGCGGCGTGATTTATGGCTGGGCAGAGCGTAACGGCATTACCAAAATTGCCCTGGGCCATCATCGCGATGACATGATTGAGACGCTATTTCTCAACATGTTCTTTGGTGGCTCGATGAAATCCATGCCACCAAAGCTAAAAAGCGACGACGGTAAACATATCGTTATACGCCCCCTTGCTTACTGTAAGGAAAAGGATATCGCCAAATTCGCGCAGGAAAAGCAGTTCCCAATCATTCCGTGCAACCTTTGTGGCTCACAGGAAAATTTACAGCGCCAAAATATCAAAATGATGCTACAAGACTGGGATCGTAAATACCCTGGCCGGATCGAAACTATTTTCAAAGCCATGAGCAACGTAGCTCCCTCACACTTGGCTGATACCGAGCTGTATGATTTTCAAGGCCTGACACAAGACGTCCTTAGCCAAAAATCGGGTGGCGATACCTTGTTCGACGCGCCTGATTTCTCAAGTCTGCCGATTGACGACAATGATGATGACGCAGAGACACAAGAGCAGCCAATCCAATTTGTAAACATCGGCTAG